tatatatatatatatatatatatatatatatatatatatatatatatatatatatatatattcataatttCCTTTTCATATtgtattattattaaataaatgaaTGGCCCACATCTCAGAAGGAGTTGTTATTGTCTCTTTTCACTCTTTTTTATCTCCTGGAAAATCATATTCACCATTCAAAAAGTGATGGTGGCTTAAGTTTCTGTTCACCACGCTTATTATCTTTTAACTCCATGGATACGAACTTTTGTCTTTGGCCATTTTTACCCAAACTCAATCTTCtccatcatcattatcatcatcttcttccccatTTTTATTCCGGTGCCTAGGATTTGAGTTTGAAGCAGTCTTGCTAAATCTTCCTAGTCTAATACATGTAAGTTCTCTAATATGAAATTTTGATGGGTATACTTGAAATCCATTGTTTCCATGATGATCATATTGGAACATTGTGCAACATAGTTATTTGGAGCCCTAAAATTATTTGACCTACTTGCTAAAGTTATGAAATTGCTAGCAGTTGCAGCTAGTTTGAAGCAAATCCCATGCCCCTGATGTAAACCCCCATAATTTGAGTCAATAATGGTGTTGAATTGATGATTATTTTTCGAATTACCAATTTTCATACCTGAAGAATTGAGATCATTACCAAATTGTGTTTCTTCATCTGGATCAGATCCTACCATTTTTCTCCATTGGATCTATAGGTTCGAAGTAGAACCAGTctaaaaaacataaacaaatcaagATCTTCCCAACATCATCATTTCATTCACTATGAAACAGATGGTTTTACATCAACAAAATACATTAGAAATCTCACTACATATTACACTCACACTCATATTACACATGAATAAGAAATCTATACATAAAACAAAGAGTGTAAACAAACCCTAcctatgaaaccctaatctaaaggTGAGAAAGACGAGAGAGTTTTTAAGAATATAAAAGTGAGCAAATAAACTGAATGACAAGAAAATTGCAACAACAGACACTTAAATACTTCAGGTAAAGAAGATTCGAGGTTCAACTCGAAGTCTGCGTGTAAACCCGTAAACTTGCATCATATTTACCAAACATACCCACATTAATATATTCATTTACATAACTCGCCCTTATAGTCTATAAATTAATGTTTAAGTTTGAAACCTTTTAAATATAACTTTTTTAACACACCCCCTCAAACTTAAGATTAATTTGAGAGAACAATCAGAAATCAACTTCCTTTAAAAACATCAATCAAACCAAGACGATTTGAAATGTATTCTTGTTGATTAATTCCAAGAGCTTTAGTTAAAATATCTGCATTTTGGTTTGAAGATTCAATTTCATTAACTTTCAGAAttccatttttaattttttcccCGAACAAAATGAAGATCAACTTCAAAGTGTTTGGTTTTTTCATGAAACATAGGATTCAAAGCCAACTTTATAGCTAACTCATTATCACAAATAATATCAACATGTGAAATAGTTTAAATACGTAAATCAAAAAGCAATTTTAAAATCCACATCACATCACACGTAATACTACCCAATGCTCTATACTCTGACTCAGTGGAGGAGCAAGAAACAGTAATAGATTTACGACTGAACAAACACTTTGCCTAGTCAGCATCCACAATCCCAATCAgattaaaagaattagttttagTTAAATGAACACCTTACCATGACTGTTCTTCAAATATCTCCAAAATTCTAAATGCAATATTAATATGAGAATTATAAGGATTATGCATATATTGACTTAGTAATTGGACAGCATATGAAATATTTTGACAAGTAATTGCTAAATAAATCAATTTACCTATAACTTTTAGAAACTCAGTTATGTTAACCAAATAATTAGAACTATAATTCACATTCTCTTTTAATAACCAAATGAGCTTCAAGAGGTGTTTTGACAGGTTTACATGCGATCATACCAAATTCATGAAGTAATTTCATGCAGTATTTTCTTTGATTAAGACAAATGCCATTATCTATTTTTATAATCTctattcataaaaaaaaagtttcagATCCCCTAAATCTTTGATTAAGAACTGAGATTTAAGAAAATCTTTGACATTATTCAATTCAATTTTGCAATTCCAGTTATAATAATGTCATCTATATAAACAAGAATCACAACAATAATATCTTTAGACTTcctaaaaaataaagaataatcATTTATATTCTATTTAAAACCAAAGGTGGAAAGAGAGGAGCATAATTCATTATTCCACTTTCTATGGGCTTGTTTAAACCTATACATAGATTTTAACAGTTATAAAGCCTAACATCATCTTTTGGATGATACCCTTCAGGTAAGTTCATATAAACACTTTCAGAAAGGTACCCATATAaaaaacatttgtaatatcaAGTTGATAAAGAGGCCAAGAATTATAAACAACTAAAGAAATGACAATGCGAACAGTAACAATCTTGGCAATAGGAGAAAAAATCTCCTCATTGTCAATACCTTCCCTTTGGTTATAACCATTAGCCACAAGTCTGGCTCTATATCTGTCTATATCTCCATTagatttttatttgattttataaaTCCAAGGACAACCTATAACTTTTCTTCTTTTAGGAAGATTAGTGATTTCCCGGTTGTTATTCCTATAAGTGCTTACATTTCTTCATTCATAGCTTTTATCCAATTTGGATCTAAAGCAGCCTTACTATAACTATTGGGTTCAACAGTTTTATTAAGATTAGATAAAAAAACAAAGATTTTCACTATTAAGAGCCAAATAGTTAACAGATCGCTCAATTCCATATTTGTGTTTTCCCTCCACAACATCATCACTAAACCTAACTGGCATGTGAACATCACGTCCACTCCTTATAAAGCTAGTAGACTGACCCTCAGAAGGATTAATATTAATTGAATCACTTTCCTCAGTCAAAGTAGAAAAACATGGAAACGTCACACCAGGAGAAGGCACATGTGCCTCACTAGTCTGGTTGCTGACATTATAGGGACAAGTCTCATCCAGGTTCTGGTATGCACTAGCACCATCAGACTGATGGACACTTCTTAAGTTATCTAAACTAGTGTTATCAAGAAGAGTACTAGAATGCAATGACTCATCATAGGAAAAAAGGTCACTAGATTTTAAAGTGGCATTAGATTTATCAGTTGAAGATGAAGACTTTAGCTTGAAGGGAAAAACTGATTCATAGAATTTTACATCCCTAGAAACAAAAAAAGATTTGAATGAAGACTAAGAACTTTATAACCATTTTTATCATAAGAGTAACCAATAAATATGCATTTATCAGCTCTTTCAGAAaatttatcataattattcaaCTTAGTGGCAAAGCATAAActaccaaaaaccctaatttatcaAAAAGAGACGCATTATTATAACAAGCTCATAAGGAGAAGCACCATTTAAAATAGAAGTAGGAGTTCTATTAATCAAGAAAACAGAAGTTAAAATTGGTTCTATTTAGTATTTAAGAGGTAAACCAGATTAAAACATTAAAGACCTAGCAACATTAAAATATGCATGTGTTTCATAGAAATTTACGTCCCTAGAAACAAAACAAGATTTGAATTAAGACTAAGAACTTTATAACCATTTTTATCAGAAGAGTAACCAAGAAATATGCATTTATTTGCTCTTTTAGAAAATTTATCAGAATTATTCAACTTAGTGGCAAAGCATAAACTACCAAAAACCCTAAGTTTATCAAAAACAAACGCATTATTATAAACAAGCTCATAAGGAGAAGCACCATTTAAAATAGAAGTAGGAGTTCTATTAATCAAGAAAACAGAAGTTAAAATTGGTTCTATTTAGTATTTAAGAGGTAAACCAGATTAAAACATTAAAGACCTAGCAACATTTAAAATATGCATGTGTTTCCTCTCTACAACtacattttgttgtggagtatgaaCACAGGATGTTTGATGAAAAATACATTATGACACTAGCAATTGTCTCATTTTATGGTTTAAAAATTCAGTTCCATTATCTGACCTAACGGTTTTAATTCTAACACCAAACTAACCAAGCAGAATATTAAAGAAAATAAGAACACAatcataaacttcatcttttgacTTTAAAAGATAAACCAAAGTTACTCTAGTGTAATCATCCACAATGGTCAAGAAATACGTAAATCCTTTTGTAGTTGTCACTTTATAAGGTCCTTAGACATCTAGATGAATTAACTCACCAAGTTTGGAAGTAACATGTTGACTAATAGGGAAGGATTCTCTTGTTTGTTTAGATTTATGACATACATCACAAGGTCGAAGAACTTCATTACGaaatttaactttatattttaaagaaCCCAAAGCTTGATCAGAGGGATGACCAAGTCTGCTATGCCAagttagtttagacacacaacaAATAGAAGAAGAATTATTAATACTAAAATAATTACCTAAAGGTACACTATTTATGTAATAGAGACCTCCAGATTCTCTACCATTCCCGATGATCTCCTTTGATTGTAAACCCTGAATTTTACAACTATGTTCATTAAAAATAACCTCACAATTACTGTCTTTGCAGACCATGTGGACATATAACAAGTTAACATTGAAGTCAGGAACAACAAAAACATCAAACAAagttaaggaattcaataagttCATGTTACCAATTTTTTCAATTTTAGTTGAAGTACCAATAGGATGACAAACAAGAAGATCTGATtccatttttgaaaatttaaagatGAATTAAAGACTTGGAGAAAGCAAGTACTTGTCATATTAGCACTAACAGATGCTTCCTCATTAATTTTTCTATCACCAATAAGTTGTACAATTTTGATGTGTTGATCTTAGTAAGCTGATGAAACTTAGAATCTCCAACAGAATCAAAAAGATTAGAAGTATTTGAACTTCCAGAAGAAGTGGTAGTAGAATTGGCAGAAAATTTTTTGCTAAAATATTATGGTTATTAGATTTATTTCTTGGCTTGAAgtcctcatgttgagctctttttgattaAGGATGtgctgaaggcttttgtggtcggtaaatatAGTAcatgatgtgtgcaaactcacttagttttaaacctgcttttaattataaaataaacacacaaaggtagtggacctatcaattgtggtatagttaaataagtagggtatcgaacacagggaacggtaaattaaaactaaaaactaattctatctaaattaattaataagtaggggggttttctctagttttacaaaactagaaacttactaactattatttaatctaaaaactagaaaaacaaagaattactagattcaataatgggaaggaacttctgtttaagAGTtttagaatgatgaaatttgcctcaaatctccttcgaaattggattctagcttgtaTCTTCAtcctctagggtttttctgactcTTCAATCGCAGCTAACCTCTCCAGAATGGTTCTAGAATTCTCCCTCATTGTtctgagaagttatctttatatatgcgaaacgactcgtcgagtcaggtgccgactcgccgagtccatctctcaatcCCCGTATGTGATAAGTCTCTGGGTTtttgagtctttatcttctcgaatattcGCACGGACTCTCCGAGTagacgaccctactcgccgagtaggtgttgtttttggtgtttttcttctttgttcaattctcgaactcccaaccgcttctcctgcttccttttgcttccgagcttcacttttgggactgaaaacataattcaaacacttttaagtaccttttgtccatgaaatgcaataaattagctaataaatgaataaaaatctacacttaatatgaactaaatatgcacatatcaaaataccccacacttgacttttgcttgcccccaagcaaaactgaattttaaaacattagaatcacatatgacaacttcaatctaacccaaccattatgccaagaacgcaacgcatacatttgtgtctaaaatttcccTAATAACCCCCATaccccaaatactcacaatcctcataaacattcacccactcaccccgaactatgctcattttatgcatccctccgaatccatccgcagaaaacctcttaccctcaaggtatttttagttgagcaacccaagcatacataatctagaattacaatttatgataccactatggagctcttttgaattcttcacttccttgataatttgatctttgatttctttgaattcaccacctttgttgtttgatttttggtatcttcaatttttgaatttcttggagttttgatcttttgatcttcactttatttgctccaaaattcttcaagcttttcttgcaattctctctctctttttttttgtacatgtacctctctttttccactcaaaaccctacatgcttaagctggggcgctcaacctcaacctttattggctaacgataataatttttctggatacatttctggtacacgatgctaaacatattgcatccctcaggctgagcgaggtcgtgtttttgtcccatgatttcactagaataaggagaccacaaatgcactagaacgtatataggctcaactaaacatttgggttttcatgcaattatcaacacaattctaacatggaatcctaatttgcttttaccaaaattttctaaattaagtcgtaagtaatatttttggtatgcaacaatttttttttaaattagacctaaattaagattctaaattttctaatatgtgaccaaccccctaccccacacttattttatgcaatgccctcattgcatattatgcaaaaaaataaaaatgcaaatatagagggaattggaacaaactcccctgagGTAGCAatcgataggttgataactcTTCTTTTCAACTCCATCTTCatttgactttagacatggaaaTAGCTCATCCATGCCCTTGGGCATCAAATCACATGTGGCGGCTCCAAATAGGCAGGGaaaacagtgtaagatcttcaagaatcgaTATGGAGGAATAAATGGTCAAGTGGTAGACTcagcagcatcaaatcagcagtcctCTTGGTATAAAAATGAATGACTCATCGAGTCATATATGCGACTCGTCGAATATAGGCACGGATAGCTTCGAATATGTGAgaatacaaggcgactcgtcgagtcagtttagtGCACTCAGCGAGTAGACCGCTGGGTGAAAAAAAATCGCATTCTGCATTTGTTCCAGCTTCTGATAAATCTTCAAAACTTCTCACAAATTCTAGACTCATTCGCTCATGTCCCTAGGGAACGGACTCGACACCTTAACTCTAGACTCTGCCCTTTCTTGACTTGTTTCCACTCTTTATAACTCTTATATTCTTCTTTCTCTATCAAACTCTAGACCCTTCTATGCAAGCATTCTAACCCAAAATCTGAAAATCATCAAAGCAATTAAACATCAAGCATAAAGTAAAAGTCTTAAATTTAAACACACCAAACccaaataaaaacaaattaaaaattgttcaacaaaaacataaagaactaatcctcctcctcctcatcatGGTCCTGTGCAGCTCCACTTCCACTAGCGCCAATCCTTCTTGCATTGATCACCTCATCCCAAGATGGAATATATGGGAAGTTACCACCATCGATATGCGGAATAtgaaagtggtcaaaaagtcgaatgTGGGATTGGTTGCTAGAATTGAGACTCCTTGCCATTTGATCTTGCATTCTCCTTATCTCAATATTATACCAATCCATTGGCACTTCATCATTATCCACCGGAATTACCGGAGGTTCCTCCTCCACATCTCGCTCCCTCCTCGGTCTAACCCTCCTTCCCGGCGCCTCGGGACCAACCACTGGA
The genomic region above belongs to Lactuca sativa cultivar Salinas chromosome 4, Lsat_Salinas_v11, whole genome shotgun sequence and contains:
- the LOC111921918 gene encoding uncharacterized protein LOC111921918 — encoded protein: MESDLLVCHPIGTSTKIEKIGNMNLLNSLTLFDVFVVPDFNVNLLYVHMVCKDSNCEVIFNEHSCKIQGLQSKEIIGNGRESGGLYYINSVPLEPILTSVFLINRTPTSILNGASPYELVYNNAFVFDKLRVFGSLCFATKLNNSDKFSKRANKCIFLGYSSDKNGYKVLSLNSNLVLFLGTDVKFYESVFPFKLKSSSSTDKSNATLKSSDLFSYDESLHSSTLLDNTSLDNLRSVHQSDGASAYQNLDETCPYNVSNQTSEAHVPSPGVTFPCFSTLTEESDSININPSEGQSTSFIRSGRDVHMPVSYSKAALDPNWIKAMNEEIYRARLVANGYNQREGIDNEEIFSPIAKIVTVRIVISLVVYNSWPLYQLDITNVFYMGTFLKVKSKDIIVVILVYIDDIIITGIAKLN